The window GAGAGTACGTTACTATTTCTTATAAGGATATTCCTGATCCAGGGCGATGATGGTGTCTCTGCAGGCTGATCTATTTCTAAATCTTTATAAATCGCCCGGAATCCGCAAGCACGGTTGATGTATTCTTGATCAACGGTATAATTGAAATTCAACGCATCTTTATTCAACGTTCCATTAAGTGTTCGTTCAAAAGAATACATCGTGTTTCCCGGAATAATGCGCAGTGGAATCGCAATGGAATCCACAGCGGTAAGCGTTAGAGCTCCCGTTTCATTTAAAGGTGCAGCAGTCTGGCTTTCCTGATCGATAACCTGCAAGCTGGCTACAGGCTTTCTGTTTAATGGATTGTTTTCGTCAGTGAAAATAACAATCAATCGTGGTGTCGCAGCTTCTTCAGGTACGCACAAATCATCCTTCTCGCAAGACGCAAGTACCGTGGTAAAAATCAAGCCTAACAGCAGCAACCTGGAATTATTCATTAACTAGTTTTGTAAGTAAATCCGTTGTAGCAGGATAGCTTGGTCTATGTATATAATCAGATTGTACAATTTCACCTTTTTTGTTGAAGATGGTGTACGTG of the Nonlabens marinus S1-08 genome contains:
- a CDS encoding DUF6452 family protein, translating into MNNSRLLLLGLIFTTVLASCEKDDLCVPEEAATPRLIVIFTDENNPLNRKPVASLQVIDQESQTAAPLNETGALTLTAVDSIAIPLRIIPGNTMYSFERTLNGTLNKDALNFNYTVDQEYINRACGFRAIYKDLEIDQPAETPSSPWIRNILIRNSNVLSNQDIHVEIRH